In one window of Psychrobacter sp. P2G3 DNA:
- a CDS encoding proline--tRNA ligase — MKASQFLFATLKETPSDADIASSQLMVRAGLIRKIASGLYIWLPMGLRILQKVERIVREEMQNIGAQEVLMPMTQPAELWQTTGRFDDYGPELLRFKDRHDRDFVLGPTHEEVITNLAQGELRSYKQLPITFFQIQGKFRDEIRPRFGVMRAREFTMKDAYSFHVDQASLAKTYDDMFDAYTRIFTRLGLDFRAVQADTGSIGGFASHEFHVLADSGEDDIAFSDSSDYAANVELAESVSTAERQPPKMEREDVLTEGMTTCKMVAEHLDIPLATTVKTLIVHGHTENDEPQLIAIVLRGDHQLNTIKAEKIEEANVPLTMASDEELKAAGLHKGYIGVDLDMPVFVDRSAATLSDFVSGANKVNKHTTGLNWARDASITRIVDVRNVQEGDPSPDGKGTLKIKRGIEVGHIFQLGDKYSQAMNATVSGEDGKPVTLMMGCYGIGVSRIIAAAIEQNNDENGIMWPKTPTVNDSIAPFEVAIIPMKSKEETVMETATALYEELKSQGVNVLLDDRNERPGVKFADLELIGIPHRIVVSDRNLAEDKYEYVNRRETEKQMLSREEVMAKVSGK, encoded by the coding sequence ATGAAAGCCAGTCAATTTTTGTTCGCTACTCTAAAAGAGACCCCAAGTGATGCCGATATCGCCTCAAGCCAATTGATGGTGCGTGCCGGTCTCATCCGTAAAATCGCTTCTGGATTATATATTTGGCTGCCTATGGGCCTACGCATCTTACAAAAAGTCGAGCGTATCGTTCGCGAAGAGATGCAAAACATCGGCGCTCAAGAAGTGCTTATGCCGATGACCCAGCCAGCCGAATTATGGCAAACGACCGGTCGCTTTGACGATTATGGTCCTGAGCTGTTACGTTTTAAAGATCGTCATGATCGTGACTTTGTATTAGGTCCTACTCATGAAGAGGTCATCACCAATCTTGCCCAAGGTGAGCTACGTAGTTACAAGCAGCTGCCTATTACCTTCTTCCAAATTCAAGGTAAGTTCCGTGATGAGATTCGCCCACGTTTTGGGGTGATGCGCGCACGTGAATTTACCATGAAAGATGCTTATTCGTTCCACGTTGATCAAGCGTCTTTGGCTAAAACCTATGATGATATGTTTGATGCTTATACGCGTATCTTTACCCGCTTAGGTTTAGACTTCCGCGCGGTACAAGCAGATACCGGATCTATCGGTGGTTTTGCCTCGCATGAGTTCCACGTATTGGCAGATAGTGGCGAAGATGACATTGCTTTCTCAGATTCATCTGATTATGCGGCCAACGTAGAGCTTGCTGAATCTGTGAGTACCGCTGAGCGTCAGCCGCCTAAAATGGAGCGCGAAGACGTATTAACGGAAGGGATGACCACTTGTAAAATGGTGGCTGAACACTTGGATATTCCATTAGCAACCACGGTTAAAACCTTGATTGTACATGGACATACCGAAAATGATGAACCACAGCTGATCGCTATCGTGCTACGTGGTGATCATCAGCTTAACACTATCAAAGCAGAGAAAATTGAAGAAGCCAACGTGCCGTTGACGATGGCATCTGATGAAGAGCTTAAAGCAGCTGGTCTGCACAAAGGTTATATCGGTGTTGACTTAGATATGCCTGTATTTGTCGATCGCTCGGCAGCCACTTTGTCAGACTTTGTAAGCGGTGCCAATAAAGTCAACAAGCATACCACTGGACTAAACTGGGCGCGTGATGCGAGTATTACTCGTATTGTAGATGTGCGTAACGTACAAGAAGGCGACCCTTCTCCTGATGGTAAAGGCACGCTAAAAATCAAACGCGGTATCGAAGTCGGCCATATCTTCCAATTGGGTGACAAGTATTCGCAAGCGATGAATGCTACTGTATCTGGTGAAGACGGTAAGCCAGTTACTCTGATGATGGGTTGCTACGGTATTGGCGTTAGCCGTATTATCGCGGCTGCTATTGAGCAGAATAACGATGAAAACGGTATCATGTGGCCAAAAACGCCGACGGTTAATGACTCAATTGCGCCTTTTGAAGTAGCCATCATACCGATGAAGTCAAAAGAAGAGACCGTCATGGAGACAGCTACCGCTCTGTATGAAGAGCTTAAGTCTCAAGGTGTTAATGTGCTACTTGATGATCGTAACGAACGTCCAGGCGTTAAGTTCGCTGATCTTGAGCTAATTGGTATTCCACATCGTATTGTGGTCTCAGATCGCAATCTTGCTGAAGATAAATATGAGTACGTCAATCGCCGTGAAACAGAAAAGCAAATGCTAAGCCGCGAAGAAGTAATGGCAAAAGTAAGCGGTAAATAG
- a CDS encoding DUF4230 domain-containing protein, producing the protein MTTPDNRTPTNASDNNISKRPKPKQPIGMATWILLIISFTALAFAVYTIQNRIVEEPIETITREGVVTQIQQLNRLQTVAFSVDTVITSQRQGSWMKLWQDEQKGLFIARGRVDAGIDLSALTPEMVQVVQPEQSNANVDEAQIADANTLASMMPQINITLPPSEVFSVYLDNLEIYDWQTGAFGLMQVDPKILEQAQTMAKKEVLERACRGDVMNMALQNAQTQLQQLFALTGAVVTVTTQGAGACQLPSVANS; encoded by the coding sequence ATGACAACTCCTGATAATCGTACACCTACTAATGCTAGCGACAATAATATTAGTAAGCGCCCTAAACCAAAACAGCCCATTGGAATGGCGACGTGGATATTGTTAATTATCAGTTTTACGGCCTTAGCTTTTGCTGTTTATACTATCCAAAACCGGATTGTAGAAGAACCGATTGAGACTATTACTCGTGAAGGGGTGGTGACGCAAATTCAGCAGTTAAATCGACTACAAACGGTGGCTTTTAGCGTGGATACGGTGATTACCAGTCAACGTCAGGGAAGCTGGATGAAACTTTGGCAAGATGAGCAAAAAGGATTGTTTATCGCTCGTGGTCGGGTAGATGCCGGTATAGATTTAAGCGCATTGACGCCTGAGATGGTACAAGTTGTACAGCCTGAACAGTCTAATGCTAATGTAGACGAAGCACAGATAGCTGATGCTAATACACTAGCCTCAATGATGCCACAGATTAATATTACCTTACCACCTTCAGAAGTTTTTTCAGTGTATCTCGATAATCTAGAGATTTATGATTGGCAAACAGGCGCTTTTGGTTTGATGCAGGTTGATCCTAAAATACTAGAACAAGCACAGACGATGGCGAAGAAAGAAGTCCTTGAACGCGCTTGCCGAGGTGATGTAATGAATATGGCGCTACAAAATGCACAAACTCAATTGCAGCAGCTGTTTGCGTTAACTGGAGCCGTAGTTACGGTTACCACGCAAGGAGCGGGCGCGTGTCAGTTGCCATCAGTAGCAAATAGCTAA
- the accD gene encoding acetyl-CoA carboxylase, carboxyltransferase subunit beta: MANIMTDTIKKPDTQDNSSAADPTRHSWFDRPVPGIKQQLTQTLTAVETEPSTECTSCHSMITNTALIFNCYVCPHCDHHLPMTARERLNWFLGQVDGELGQQFTAKDPLGFVDSKPYPQRMTEAQTKTGESEALIVLYGKLRNLEVVACAFDFRFMGGSMGSVVGDRFVEAAEKALNEKKPLVCFAASGGARMQEGLLSLMQMARTAAAVERLRIAGVPYIVVLTNPVYGGVTASLAMLGDIHLAEPKAMIGFAGKRVIEQTVRETLEEPFQRAEFLLEHGVVDEVVHRHQMIDTIYRLLAKLCHQPNVNA; encoded by the coding sequence ATGGCGAATATTATGACTGATACTATAAAAAAACCTGATACTCAAGACAATAGCAGTGCTGCTGATCCAACACGTCATTCTTGGTTTGATCGTCCAGTTCCAGGTATCAAGCAGCAATTGACACAGACGTTGACGGCAGTCGAGACCGAGCCGTCAACAGAATGTACCAGCTGTCATTCAATGATTACCAATACAGCGCTGATTTTTAACTGCTATGTCTGTCCGCATTGTGACCACCATTTACCGATGACGGCGCGTGAGCGTTTGAATTGGTTCTTAGGTCAAGTTGATGGTGAACTTGGCCAGCAGTTTACTGCGAAGGATCCTCTTGGATTTGTAGATAGTAAACCGTATCCACAGCGCATGACTGAAGCACAGACCAAGACGGGCGAGAGCGAAGCCTTAATTGTTTTGTATGGTAAATTGCGTAACCTTGAGGTGGTTGCTTGTGCTTTTGACTTCCGCTTTATGGGTGGATCAATGGGGTCGGTCGTTGGTGATCGGTTTGTAGAGGCCGCTGAAAAAGCGCTGAATGAGAAAAAGCCTTTGGTATGTTTTGCTGCCTCTGGTGGTGCACGTATGCAAGAAGGTCTGCTATCATTGATGCAAATGGCACGTACTGCGGCGGCGGTTGAGCGCTTAAGAATTGCTGGCGTACCTTATATCGTAGTACTGACCAATCCAGTTTATGGTGGCGTAACTGCCTCTCTTGCTATGCTTGGTGACATTCACTTAGCAGAGCCAAAAGCAATGATTGGATTTGCTGGTAAGCGCGTGATTGAGCAGACGGTACGTGAGACATTAGAAGAGCCGTTCCAACGTGCTGAGTTCTTGTTAGAGCATGGCGTGGTTGATGAAGTGGTGCATCGTCATCAGATGATTGATACGATTTATCGCTTGTTGGCTAAGTTGTGTCATCAGCCAAACGTCAATGCTTAG
- the trpA gene encoding tryptophan synthase subunit alpha has translation MTRIESTFETLKAQNKKALIPYVMAGDPTPDNFVGLLHDLVKHGADMIEVGLPFSDPMADGPTVALAGERALAAGTSTRDALNMVAEFRKQDTQTPIILMGYLNPVEIIGYDNFVALCEQSGVDGILMVDLPPVEAGSFTQHLTEHSMNEIFLLSPTTLPERREQVLTHCGGYIYYVSLKGVTGSATLDTDDVATQVQAIKAETDLPVCVGFGIRDAVSAKAIGAHADGIIVGSALVQNFADIDAKDASAVANAQQKIMAKMDELRGALDSLSA, from the coding sequence ATGACCCGTATTGAAAGTACATTTGAAACCCTAAAAGCACAGAACAAAAAAGCCCTGATTCCTTATGTAATGGCAGGCGATCCAACACCTGATAACTTTGTCGGATTACTACATGACTTAGTCAAACATGGCGCGGATATGATTGAAGTCGGCTTACCGTTCTCTGACCCAATGGCAGATGGCCCTACCGTTGCATTGGCTGGAGAACGTGCCTTAGCAGCGGGAACTAGTACACGCGATGCATTAAATATGGTCGCAGAGTTCCGCAAACAAGACACGCAGACGCCAATTATCCTAATGGGTTACCTTAATCCAGTTGAGATCATCGGTTACGATAACTTTGTCGCTTTATGTGAGCAGTCAGGTGTTGATGGTATCTTGATGGTTGATTTACCGCCAGTAGAAGCGGGTAGCTTTACTCAGCATTTAACTGAACATTCGATGAATGAGATTTTCTTGTTATCGCCAACCACTTTACCTGAACGCCGTGAGCAAGTACTAACACATTGCGGTGGTTATATTTATTATGTGTCACTTAAAGGCGTGACGGGCTCGGCAACGCTAGATACTGATGATGTCGCCACCCAAGTGCAAGCGATTAAAGCTGAGACCGATTTGCCAGTATGCGTGGGCTTTGGTATTCGTGATGCAGTGTCAGCCAAAGCGATTGGTGCTCATGCGGACGGTATCATTGTGGGTAGTGCGCTGGTACAGAATTTTGCTGATATAGATGCTAAAGATGCGTCTGCTGTTGCTAATGCTCAGCAAAAAATTATGGCTAAGATGGACGAGCTACGCGGCGCACTCGATAGTTTAAGCGCTTAA
- a CDS encoding phosphoribosylanthranilate isomerase — MHVKFCGFTQLNDVNAAVQLGVDAVGLVFYPPSPRAVTLVQAQTLSAALPAFVSVVALVVNMSHDELIELANNVSFDIIQFHGDETPEQCQQLASAVNKRWIKALRINAEQDTLESVSARIDSFAAVGASSILLDAYHQHKYGGTGARFDWNLIPQDSSLPIILAGGLDADNVAATLDLPIYGVDVSGGIEVDKGKKDADKMRAFMKAVKRDRWQNETVTDII, encoded by the coding sequence ATGCACGTTAAGTTTTGCGGCTTTACCCAGCTTAATGATGTCAATGCCGCTGTCCAGCTAGGTGTTGATGCGGTCGGTTTGGTATTTTATCCGCCCAGTCCGCGTGCTGTCACGCTAGTACAAGCACAGACATTAAGCGCGGCCTTACCTGCATTTGTCAGTGTCGTGGCTTTGGTAGTCAATATGTCTCATGATGAGCTGATTGAGCTGGCAAACAACGTCTCTTTTGATATCATTCAATTCCATGGTGATGAAACACCTGAACAGTGTCAGCAGCTGGCAAGTGCCGTCAATAAACGCTGGATTAAAGCGTTGCGTATCAATGCTGAGCAGGACACGCTAGAAAGCGTAAGCGCACGTATTGATAGTTTTGCCGCAGTAGGCGCGAGCAGTATTTTGCTTGATGCTTATCATCAGCATAAATATGGCGGTACGGGCGCGCGCTTTGACTGGAATCTGATACCACAAGACAGTTCGCTACCGATTATCTTAGCGGGCGGACTGGATGCTGACAACGTCGCTGCCACTCTTGATTTGCCTATTTATGGCGTCGATGTCAGCGGTGGAATTGAAGTTGATAAAGGCAAAAAAGACGCTGATAAGATGCGTGCCTTTATGAAAGCAGTCAAGCGTGACCGATGGCAAAACGAGACGGTCACTGACATCATCTAA
- a CDS encoding FAD-binding domain-containing protein produces MSKTASANDENHDNKNVSMPHYLMWFRRDLRLHDNTALAALCEQANADNASVSAIFFLTPEQWQAHDTSLAQVDHIARTLPILAQDLQTQLNITLTVQVCLSFADCVDALNTLCEANTISLVMANHEYEGNEIDRDEQLTKQLAKNDIEFIRWHDQCILPPQSITTNDSDSMYKVFTPFYKKWRHTLDVSNMQMHEATAVKSNNKNKLKTSKASATTIKDIEKLSKETVDGYQKTLQDGCSQGIDSLKHIDMDAQLDHARTAYPAGEAAACQRLEDFIADDIDNYDVSRDVPSLHATSQLSAYLTIGSISPRLCYLQASKAQEKLHGNDSDTFNDSDNSDNSDNSDNNDINRWISELAWRDFYRHVLVDKPALIRHKAYKEETDTKINWSYNEDVFKSWCKGETGVPLVDATMRCLNATGFMHNRLRMVTAMFLTKDLLIDWRLGERYFMQQLIDGDFASNNGGWQWSASTGTDSAPYFRIMNPFSQAKTYDTNGEFIKTWLPELKDIPSSILHSEEKMRKELAKGGKFADINYPLPMVEHKAARQLAIAEFKKD; encoded by the coding sequence ATGTCTAAGACAGCGTCAGCAAATGACGAAAATCATGATAATAAGAATGTCAGTATGCCGCATTACTTGATGTGGTTTCGTCGTGATTTGCGGCTGCATGACAATACGGCACTGGCTGCGCTTTGTGAACAAGCCAACGCAGACAATGCATCAGTCAGTGCTATATTCTTCCTCACCCCTGAACAGTGGCAAGCGCACGATACCTCGCTTGCCCAAGTTGATCATATTGCGCGCACTTTACCGATACTCGCCCAAGATTTGCAAACGCAATTGAATATCACCTTAACAGTGCAAGTCTGCCTCAGTTTTGCTGATTGCGTGGATGCGCTAAACACTTTATGCGAGGCGAATACTATCAGCCTTGTCATGGCCAATCATGAGTACGAAGGCAATGAGATTGACCGCGATGAACAACTCACCAAGCAACTAGCAAAAAACGATATCGAGTTTATCCGCTGGCATGACCAATGTATCTTACCGCCGCAAAGCATCACGACCAACGATAGCGATAGCATGTATAAAGTCTTCACCCCGTTTTATAAAAAATGGCGACATACCTTAGATGTCAGCAATATGCAAATGCATGAAGCAACAGCCGTAAAGAGCAATAATAAGAACAAGCTGAAAACCTCGAAAGCTAGCGCAACTACTATCAAAGATATCGAAAAGTTAAGTAAAGAAACTGTCGATGGCTATCAAAAGACATTACAAGATGGCTGTTCACAAGGTATTGATTCATTAAAGCATATTGATATGGACGCACAGCTTGACCACGCTCGAACAGCTTACCCTGCTGGTGAAGCTGCTGCTTGCCAGCGTTTAGAGGATTTTATCGCTGATGATATTGATAATTATGATGTCAGTCGCGATGTGCCCAGTCTACATGCAACCAGTCAGCTCTCAGCCTACCTTACCATTGGATCAATTAGTCCCAGACTTTGCTACCTACAAGCGAGCAAAGCACAAGAAAAACTACATGGTAATGATAGCGATACCTTTAATGACTCTGATAACTCTGATAACTCTGATAACTCTGATAACAACGACATTAATCGCTGGATAAGCGAGTTGGCGTGGCGAGATTTTTATCGTCATGTCTTAGTAGATAAGCCAGCACTTATTCGTCATAAGGCTTATAAAGAAGAGACAGATACTAAGATTAATTGGTCATATAATGAGGATGTTTTTAAGTCGTGGTGTAAAGGCGAGACTGGCGTGCCCTTAGTCGATGCCACGATGAGATGTCTGAATGCGACGGGCTTTATGCACAATCGCTTGCGGATGGTCACGGCGATGTTTTTAACCAAGGATTTATTGATTGATTGGCGTTTAGGCGAGCGCTACTTTATGCAGCAGCTGATAGATGGTGACTTTGCTTCCAATAATGGCGGCTGGCAATGGAGCGCATCGACAGGTACGGATTCTGCACCCTACTTCCGAATTATGAATCCCTTTAGCCAAGCCAAAACGTATGATACTAATGGCGAGTTCATCAAGACGTGGCTACCTGAGCTAAAAGACATTCCTAGTAGCATCTTGCACAGCGAGGAAAAAATGCGTAAAGAGCTGGCAAAGGGTGGTAAGTTTGCTGATATTAATTACCCATTGCCGATGGTCGAACATAAAGCAGCACGCCAATTAGCCATTGCTGAATTTAAAAAGGATTAA
- a CDS encoding LysM peptidoglycan-binding domain-containing protein, giving the protein MNFSRQALLGIGMIIGGSVMLYAMVQQIGTSDKPATPAAIVEKSSTEQTSTAPLTTDIDTEKRILAQKQKERAARVAEQEKRAQQFLAEQESAEAQALAKSRAENQQYVANSLPAESDSTEVAEGTTVATPTVQPSNDTTTSTANDKAQKAQAAEQAEAKKLADNKKQAEAKKQAEAEAKKEAQAAAKKEAAAKKEADAKKKAEEQAAAKKERQAEEKAEAEAAKKAPPKSPADYTVKRGDGLIKLARQYNMPVEALAQANDISSSTSLRVGQELTIPSRKQIERLEREAAAAKKSADAKREAQQKLREARQEVKETDAKGSFGVQVALASNQASADDVAKKFKSAGYQVKTSTTSRGVRVVVGPERGKVAALALKDKINTDPQVDTSGAWVLYWR; this is encoded by the coding sequence ATGAATTTTTCGAGACAAGCCTTATTGGGCATTGGGATGATTATAGGCGGTAGCGTAATGCTATATGCTATGGTGCAACAGATTGGTACTAGTGATAAACCAGCAACGCCTGCTGCTATCGTCGAAAAATCATCAACTGAGCAAACCTCAACGGCGCCGTTGACCACAGATATCGATACTGAAAAACGTATTTTGGCTCAAAAGCAAAAAGAACGTGCTGCTCGTGTCGCTGAGCAAGAGAAACGTGCACAGCAGTTTTTGGCAGAGCAAGAGAGTGCAGAAGCACAAGCACTGGCTAAGTCTCGTGCAGAAAACCAGCAGTATGTTGCCAACTCTCTTCCAGCAGAAAGTGATAGTACAGAGGTAGCAGAGGGTACTACAGTTGCGACACCGACTGTGCAACCGAGCAATGATACGACCACAAGTACGGCCAATGATAAGGCACAAAAAGCTCAAGCGGCTGAACAAGCTGAAGCGAAAAAGTTAGCAGATAATAAAAAGCAGGCTGAGGCGAAAAAGCAAGCTGAGGCAGAGGCGAAAAAAGAAGCTCAAGCTGCCGCTAAGAAAGAAGCTGCCGCTAAGAAAGAAGCTGATGCCAAGAAAAAAGCTGAAGAACAGGCTGCAGCTAAGAAAGAAAGGCAAGCTGAAGAAAAAGCTGAGGCTGAAGCTGCTAAAAAAGCACCACCAAAATCTCCAGCAGACTACACTGTAAAAAGAGGCGATGGCTTGATCAAATTAGCACGTCAGTATAATATGCCAGTTGAAGCTTTGGCTCAAGCTAATGACATCTCTTCATCGACTTCATTGCGAGTTGGACAAGAGTTAACGATTCCATCGCGTAAGCAAATTGAGCGTCTAGAACGTGAGGCTGCAGCAGCTAAGAAGTCTGCTGATGCCAAACGTGAAGCTCAACAAAAGCTGCGCGAAGCCCGTCAAGAAGTTAAAGAAACTGATGCCAAAGGTAGCTTTGGTGTGCAAGTAGCCTTGGCTAGTAATCAAGCTTCAGCTGACGATGTGGCCAAGAAATTTAAGTCCGCTGGTTATCAGGTCAAAACCAGTACTACTAGTCGAGGTGTACGAGTTGTAGTCGGTCCAGAACGTGGAAAGGTTGCAGCATTGGCGCTGAAAGATAAGATCAATACTGACCCTCAGGTTGATACATCAGGTGCATGGGTGTTGTATTGGCGTTAG
- the folC gene encoding bifunctional tetrahydrofolate synthase/dihydrofolate synthase has translation MSASLSDTIDTNSPNSQSSLTEWLDYMQQIHVSAIDMGLSRVLPVAEALGVVKSAKDDAYVFTVAGTNGKGSTTAVIAQMCQAGGYKTALYQSPHLSAFNERVRINGEMVSDQTLIDAFSKVEAARLQCDLTLSFFEMTTLAALLIFAEADCDVWVLEVGLGGRLDVVNIIDPDMAVITNIGIDHVDWLGDNVEDIGSEKAGILRDDITLIYGAADMPNSVQRLINTHNASCYQVEHDFSYRVVDAQTWQYSNAAVTLELPRPALSLTNTANALSAVLASSLTVNVEAVEQALRTVKLAGRFDYREVAARHWLFDVAHNEQGVEFLLAQLLPLWQEHVSHQSNSPSATIKMLFSMLGDKDIAMVAQRLTDADLSITDWYIAEIDHPRAASIDELQTALVTYVEDTAIHSYADLQQATQAVIKNSEPQDLIVVCGSFHTIGEALATLDVK, from the coding sequence ATGTCTGCATCCTTATCTGATACGATTGATACTAATAGTCCGAATAGCCAGTCGAGTCTAACCGAATGGCTAGATTACATGCAGCAGATACATGTGTCAGCGATAGATATGGGGCTATCACGTGTGCTGCCCGTTGCTGAAGCGCTAGGAGTAGTAAAGTCCGCGAAAGATGATGCTTATGTATTCACCGTGGCAGGCACTAATGGTAAGGGCTCGACGACGGCAGTCATCGCACAGATGTGTCAAGCAGGTGGTTACAAGACCGCCCTGTATCAATCTCCGCATTTAAGCGCTTTTAATGAACGCGTGCGCATCAACGGTGAAATGGTTAGCGATCAGACCTTGATTGATGCTTTTAGCAAAGTAGAAGCAGCGCGACTCCAATGCGATTTAACATTATCGTTTTTTGAGATGACGACACTTGCTGCATTGTTGATATTTGCTGAAGCCGATTGCGATGTTTGGGTGTTGGAAGTGGGGCTGGGTGGGCGTTTAGATGTAGTCAATATTATTGATCCAGATATGGCCGTCATCACCAATATCGGTATCGATCATGTGGATTGGTTGGGTGATAATGTCGAGGACATTGGTAGCGAGAAAGCTGGTATCCTGCGTGATGATATCACCTTGATCTACGGTGCCGCTGATATGCCAAATAGCGTGCAGCGACTGATTAACACGCATAATGCCAGCTGTTATCAAGTAGAGCATGATTTTAGCTACCGTGTAGTTGATGCGCAGACTTGGCAGTATAGTAATGCGGCTGTCACCCTAGAGCTGCCACGTCCTGCGTTGTCACTGACGAATACTGCTAACGCGCTGTCCGCGGTGCTAGCAAGTTCATTAACAGTAAATGTTGAAGCTGTCGAACAGGCATTACGTACTGTCAAATTAGCAGGACGTTTTGATTATCGTGAGGTAGCTGCGCGTCATTGGTTGTTTGATGTGGCACATAATGAGCAAGGGGTTGAGTTTTTGTTAGCGCAACTATTACCGTTATGGCAGGAACATGTTAGTCATCAATCAAACTCACCATCTGCGACTATTAAGATGTTATTCTCTATGTTAGGCGATAAAGATATCGCTATGGTTGCACAGCGTTTAACTGATGCTGATTTGTCGATTACGGATTGGTACATTGCAGAGATTGATCATCCTCGTGCAGCAAGTATTGACGAGCTGCAAACGGCATTAGTTACATACGTGGAGGATACTGCTATACATTCTTATGCTGACTTACAACAGGCTACACAAGCCGTAATCAAAAACAGTGAGCCACAAGATTTAATTGTAGTATGTGGCTCTTTTCATACGATTGGTGAAGCGCTTGCCACTCTTGATGTGAAGTGA
- the trpB gene encoding tryptophan synthase subunit beta codes for MSHATNKAPSATAQSINTFTNPTDVQDFNQYPDARGHFGVHGGRFVSETLMAALEELEALYTKVKADPAFWEEYHNDLVNYVGRPTPLYHAKRLSDEIGGAQIYFKREDLNHTGAHKVNNTIGQALLAKMCGKKRIIAETGAGQHGVATATIAARLGLECIVYMGADDVERQKMNVYRMRLLGATVVPVTSGSRTLKDAMNEAMRDWVTNVDTTYYIIGTVAGPHPYPLLVRDFQAIIGKEARIQHLERTGKLPDALVACVGGGSNAIGLFFDFLNDTEVKMYGVEATGDGIESGRHSAPLAAGRIGVLHGNRTYLMADDEGQIQETHSISAGLDYPGVGPEHSFLKDMKRVEYVGCTDKESLEGFHESTRKEGIIPALESAHAVAYALKLAKTMTPDQTIIVNMSGRGDKDLHSVMKAEGIEL; via the coding sequence ATGAGTCATGCCACAAACAAAGCACCATCTGCTACTGCACAATCTATCAATACTTTTACCAATCCAACAGACGTTCAAGACTTTAACCAATACCCTGACGCACGCGGACATTTTGGCGTCCACGGCGGTCGTTTTGTCTCTGAAACACTGATGGCAGCATTGGAAGAGCTAGAGGCGCTATATACCAAAGTTAAAGCCGACCCTGCATTTTGGGAAGAGTATCACAATGATCTGGTCAATTATGTCGGTCGCCCAACCCCGCTTTATCATGCTAAACGTTTAAGTGATGAGATTGGCGGCGCACAGATTTACTTTAAGCGTGAAGACTTAAATCATACTGGCGCACATAAAGTGAATAACACTATTGGGCAGGCACTACTTGCCAAAATGTGTGGTAAGAAGCGCATTATCGCTGAAACGGGCGCAGGTCAACATGGTGTCGCGACGGCAACGATTGCTGCGCGCCTAGGTCTAGAATGTATCGTCTATATGGGTGCTGATGATGTCGAGCGCCAAAAGATGAACGTTTATCGTATGCGTTTGCTGGGTGCGACAGTTGTACCAGTAACGTCTGGTTCACGCACGCTTAAAGACGCGATGAATGAAGCTATGCGTGACTGGGTGACCAATGTCGATACGACATATTACATCATCGGTACGGTGGCAGGCCCGCATCCTTATCCGCTACTAGTGCGTGACTTTCAAGCGATTATTGGCAAAGAAGCGCGTATTCAGCATTTAGAAAGAACAGGCAAATTACCTGATGCGTTGGTCGCCTGTGTCGGTGGCGGCTCGAACGCTATTGGTTTATTCTTTGATTTCTTAAACGATACTGAAGTCAAAATGTATGGCGTGGAAGCGACAGGTGATGGTATTGAATCAGGTCGTCATTCAGCGCCATTGGCTGCAGGTCGTATCGGTGTGTTACATGGCAACCGTACCTATCTGATGGCTGACGATGAAGGCCAAATTCAAGAGACGCATTCTATCTCAGCGGGCCTTGATTATCCTGGTGTTGGTCCTGAGCACAGCTTCTTAAAAGATATGAAGCGCGTCGAATATGTTGGCTGTACGGATAAAGAGTCGTTAGAGGGCTTTCATGAATCCACGCGTAAAGAAGGTATTATCCCAGCGCTTGAATCTGCTCACGCGGTTGCTTATGCGCTTAAACTGGCTAAAACTATGACACCTGATCAAACGATTATTGTCAATATGTCAGGTCGCGGTGATAAAGATTTGCATTCGGTAATGAAGGCAGAAGGGATTGAGCTTTAA